A stretch of the Butyricicoccus intestinisimiae genome encodes the following:
- the ychF gene encoding redox-regulated ATPase YchF: MKIGIVGLPNVGKSTLFNAITNAGAESANYPFCTIDPNVGMVSVPDERLDKLSEMYQPPKTIPAVVEFVDIAGLVRGASKGEGLGNKFLSHIREVDAIVHVVRCFDNPNIIHVEGSIDPQRDIETINLELIMSDMELLERRIERSKKLAKGDKKYNAEIEVFQRLYDHLEGGNTARTFSEFEEQKELIDTVDLLTSKPVIYAANVDENGFTGDETENARLAAVRKIAEDEGSMVLPICAQMEQDIASLEDDEKELFLSELGLEESGLDRLIRVCYDLLGLMSFLTAGPKEVRAWTIKKGTKAPQAAGKIHTDFERGFIRAEVVSFDDLMACGSLVAAKEKGLVRSEGKEYVMRDGDIVEFRFNV; the protein is encoded by the coding sequence ATGAAAATTGGTATTGTCGGATTGCCGAACGTGGGAAAAAGCACCCTGTTCAATGCCATCACGAATGCCGGCGCGGAGTCGGCGAATTATCCGTTCTGCACCATCGACCCGAATGTCGGCATGGTAAGCGTGCCGGATGAACGTCTGGATAAGCTGAGCGAAATGTATCAGCCGCCCAAGACCATTCCGGCTGTTGTAGAATTTGTTGACATTGCCGGTCTGGTGCGCGGTGCATCCAAGGGCGAAGGCTTGGGCAACAAGTTCCTGTCTCATATCCGAGAAGTGGATGCCATCGTGCATGTTGTTCGCTGCTTTGACAACCCGAACATCATTCATGTTGAGGGCAGCATTGACCCGCAGCGCGACATTGAGACCATCAATCTGGAGCTGATTATGTCGGATATGGAGCTGCTGGAGCGCCGCATTGAGCGTTCCAAGAAGCTCGCAAAGGGCGACAAAAAGTACAATGCGGAAATCGAAGTGTTCCAGCGCCTGTACGATCATCTGGAGGGCGGCAACACCGCACGCACCTTCTCGGAATTTGAGGAACAAAAGGAACTGATTGACACCGTCGATCTGCTGACCTCCAAGCCGGTTATCTATGCGGCAAACGTGGACGAGAACGGCTTCACCGGCGATGAGACCGAGAATGCGCGTCTGGCAGCGGTTCGCAAGATTGCGGAGGACGAAGGCTCGATGGTACTGCCGATCTGTGCGCAGATGGAACAGGACATTGCCAGCCTGGAGGACGACGAGAAGGAACTGTTCCTGTCCGAGCTGGGTCTGGAGGAATCGGGTCTGGATCGTCTGATTCGCGTCTGCTATGACCTGCTCGGTCTGATGAGCTTCCTGACTGCAGGCCCGAAGGAAGTGCGTGCATGGACCATCAAGAAGGGCACGAAGGCACCGCAGGCTGCCGGTAAAATTCATACCGACTTTGAGCGCGGCTTTATCCGCGCAGAGGTTGTTTCCTTTGATGATTTGATGGCTTGCGGCTCGCTCGTTGCAGCAAAGGAAAAGGGTCTCGTTCGCTCGGAAGGCAAGGAATATGTCATGCGTGACGGCGATATCGTAGAGTTCCGTTTCAACGTATAA